The following coding sequences lie in one Chanos chanos chromosome 4, fChaCha1.1, whole genome shotgun sequence genomic window:
- the LOC115810229 gene encoding LOW QUALITY PROTEIN: putative SERF-like protein (The sequence of the model RefSeq protein was modified relative to this genomic sequence to represent the inferred CDS: inserted 2 bases in 1 codon; substituted 1 base at 1 genomic stop codon), whose amino-acid sequence MMRGNQCELAHLKNAKNLAEXKDKXSNESLLASARKQRDADIMQQISKKAIEKSEVSELDSDLLRAAQGTDIREAFVMVLTISSFDHPENLHIK is encoded by the exons ATGATGAGGGGAAACCAGTGTGAGCTTGCCCATCTGAAGAATGCTAAGAACCTGGCTGA CAAGGACAAGTGAAGCAATGAGAGTCTGTTAGCTTCTGCCAGGAAGCAAAGGGATGCTGATATCATGCAACAAATATCAAAGAAGGCAATTGAAAAATCAGAG GTGTCAGAGTTGGACAGTGACCTTCTCCGTGCAGCACAAGGCACTGATATTCGAGAG GCGTTTGTGATGGTCTTAACGATATCGTCTTTTGATCATCCGGAGAACTTGCATATCAAGTAG
- the atp5mj gene encoding ATP synthase F(0) complex subunit j, mitochondrial, which yields MAGGAFAGWWAKMSPYYTKAYQEMWVGVGIMTYLYYKVSYGGKKAVKQKPAH from the exons ATGGCAGGTGGAGCTTTCGCTGGCTGGTGGGCCAAGATGAGCCCATATTACACCAAGGCCTACCAGGAGATGTGGGTTGGTGTTGGAATTATGACCTACCTGTACTACAAAGTATCCTATGGAG GAAAGAAAGCAGTGAAGCAGA AGCCTGCGCATTGA
- the rd3l gene encoding protein RD3-like: MPLFGWMRWPRVESNEAMYCMAPGCPGESGQVLLRELLWQLEQREHLALEEELQHHLSQGTLGNQYSIGPPGLPPLMSASERRQLERLCSRVPPSHTAIVLSRFREVLATNDVLPWELVCVFKRVLRDFLRRLEEEMQSLPPVTLTLPPLSLPEKSYACGPKTKRASTLPVFPKSQGIPREEIPTISSYVDRHLRTACSYSNRRDGSLPYFQPASYACSGTYSTTL; the protein is encoded by the exons ATGCCCCTGTTTGGCTGGATGAGGTGGCCCCGTGTGGAGAGTAATGAAGCGATGTACTGCATGGCTCCGGGGTGCCCTGGTGAGTCAGGGCAGGTTCTCCTGCGGGAGCTCCTCTGGCAgctggaacagagagaacaTCTGGCTCTGGAGGAGGAGCTGCAGCACCATCTCTCCCAAGGCACCTTGGGGAATCAGTACTCTATAGGACCCCCTGGCTTGCCTCCTCTGATGTCTGCCTCTGAGCGCCGCCAACTGGAACGTCTCTGCTCCCGAGTCCCTCCATCACATACAGCCATTGTGCTGtctag GTTCCGTGAGGTGTTGGCCACAAATGATGTACTCCCTTGGGAGCTAGTGTGCGTCTTCAAGCGTGTGCTGAGGGACTTCCTGAGGAGACTGGAAGAGGAAATGCAATCATTGCCCCCCGTCACTCTAACACTGCCTCCCTTGTCACTACCTGAAAAGAGTTACGCTTGTGGCCCAAAGACCAAGCGGGCGTCCACTTTGCCAGTCTTTCCTAAGAGCCAAGGGATCCCTAGGGAAGAGATCCCCACCATCTCTAGCTATGTGGATCGGCACCTTCGTACTGCTTGTTCCTATAGCAACAGAAGGGATGGGAGTCTTCCATACTTCCAGCCCGCCTCCTATGCCTGTTCTGGGACTTATAGTACGACTCTGTAA